Proteins encoded within one genomic window of Thermoanaerobaculia bacterium:
- a CDS encoding ATP-binding protein, giving the protein MSWRIKVIVPILFLHLLAIPLLMSRYLHFYEESVWEGQRLFAESLMEKVQDEIAIHQMITRGDPHLIVYTLDKLLKSYSFRNLSLYDSKGEVLATAGGNPDHSPASDNRAVIRKTPDGTVMDLTLWLQNRSTCQTCHGTEEKFLGAIQGVYSMAQSDSMLKTARLHTFLFIFFTITVVFLLVYLFLDHFVTQPVHQVMKAFRNVERGQLDTRIDLRRKDEIGTMAHQFNEMVDSLRKARKELESSHREGMVRAEQLATVGEIAAGLAHEVKNPLAGISSALEVIRSEVGEESPYFEVMGQIVDETRRIAGIINQLLNYARPRVLHSQSFEIEAVISDIRAIFSPQCAKKSITFTLKISDDPGSITADIDYLKQIFLNLLQNALQAISSGGEITLEVRSDADDILFLISDTGSGMDEDTLAKIFQPFYTTKIGGTGLGLPIVKRLISDMEGTIHIDSSPGRGTQITVRLPRKGRYEDSDR; this is encoded by the coding sequence ATGTCCTGGCGAATCAAGGTGATTGTTCCGATCCTCTTTCTCCATCTTCTGGCGATTCCTCTCCTGATGAGCCGGTACCTGCACTTTTACGAAGAGTCGGTCTGGGAGGGTCAACGCCTCTTTGCAGAGTCGCTGATGGAGAAAGTCCAGGATGAGATCGCCATTCACCAGATGATCACGCGGGGAGATCCCCACCTGATCGTTTACACGCTGGATAAACTTTTGAAATCATACTCCTTTCGAAACCTTTCCCTCTATGACAGTAAAGGAGAAGTCCTGGCAACCGCCGGAGGAAATCCTGATCATTCGCCGGCCAGTGACAACCGCGCCGTGATCCGAAAGACACCGGATGGAACAGTCATGGATCTTACCCTCTGGCTTCAAAACCGATCCACCTGCCAGACCTGCCATGGAACGGAAGAGAAGTTTCTGGGAGCCATCCAGGGTGTCTATTCGATGGCCCAGTCGGATTCCATGTTGAAGACGGCCCGGCTCCACACCTTTCTCTTTATCTTCTTCACCATTACCGTAGTCTTTCTTCTGGTTTATCTTTTTCTGGACCACTTCGTAACGCAGCCGGTTCATCAGGTCATGAAGGCCTTTCGAAATGTGGAAAGGGGCCAGCTGGATACCCGGATTGATCTGCGCCGCAAGGATGAGATTGGAACAATGGCCCATCAGTTCAACGAGATGGTAGACTCTCTCCGGAAAGCCCGGAAAGAGCTGGAATCCAGCCATCGAGAGGGGATGGTCCGGGCCGAACAGTTGGCTACCGTCGGAGAAATCGCTGCCGGACTGGCCCACGAGGTAAAAAATCCTCTGGCCGGAATTTCCTCGGCCCTGGAAGTCATTCGTTCAGAAGTTGGAGAGGAGTCCCCCTACTTTGAAGTGATGGGACAGATTGTCGATGAGACGCGGAGAATTGCCGGGATCATCAACCAGCTTCTGAACTATGCCAGGCCCAGAGTGCTCCACTCCCAGAGCTTTGAAATTGAAGCGGTCATTTCCGACATCAGGGCGATCTTTTCTCCCCAGTGTGCAAAGAAATCAATTACCTTCACCCTGAAGATTTCCGATGATCCCGGGTCGATCACGGCGGACATTGACTATCTGAAACAGATCTTCCTCAACCTTCTGCAAAATGCCCTGCAGGCTATATCCTCCGGGGGAGAGATCACGCTGGAAGTACGTTCAGATGCTGATGATATCCTTTTCCTGATATCGGATACGGGTTCCGGAATGGATGAGGACACTCTGGCTAAAATATTCCAGCCCTTCTATACCACAAAAATTGGAGGAACAGGACTGGGACTTCCAATCGTGAAACGGCTGATTTCCGATATGGAGGGAACGATCCATATCGATTCATCTCCCGGCCGGGGAACACAGATTACGGTTCGTCTGCCCAGGAAAGGACG
- a CDS encoding radical SAM protein, with product MSRILFVSTPYHCGVVEVAGRWIPLQFCTLADAADRAGVEPVIYDAMSTMVTHEDIELVLKDMKPDYLGLSSITATLPDTLEVAAAAKRVSPGTRVILGGVHPSFCPEEIFQTSDAVDFIVAGEGEMTLHELLSSLEAETDPSSVPGLVFRSDGNIVKTTPRSFLEDLETYKARYDLLDWEPYKYFAIPGTRLGAISTSRGCSHNCIFCSQQKFWKQTWRPRDPQNVVKELEMLYSRYRVNVVLIGDEYPTSDRDRWIDLLERIRSLNHRDLYLLMETRVDDIVRDADILSLYREAGIVHVYVGVEATRQETLDYIKKDINVEMGREALRLLREHGFISETSFVLGFPDETAETIEATLELAHYYDPDFAHFLTITPWPYADLYNDVKDLIAVTDYRKYNLIDPILKPDAMTLDEVDLALVDCYRKFYARKFGAVMKEKDEFKRQYMIRSMQLIMKSSFIIDKLKRFPVWRARIEKMMKTWVS from the coding sequence ATGTCAAGGATTCTCTTTGTTTCGACCCCCTACCACTGCGGTGTTGTGGAGGTGGCCGGGCGCTGGATCCCTCTCCAGTTCTGCACCCTTGCCGATGCTGCCGACCGGGCGGGCGTGGAGCCGGTCATCTATGATGCGATGTCCACGATGGTTACCCACGAAGACATTGAACTGGTCCTGAAAGACATGAAGCCTGACTATCTGGGTCTCTCTTCTATTACGGCCACACTACCCGACACGCTGGAGGTCGCCGCGGCAGCGAAACGGGTGTCCCCCGGTACGCGTGTAATTCTTGGAGGAGTTCACCCCTCTTTCTGCCCGGAAGAAATTTTCCAGACCTCCGATGCAGTCGATTTTATCGTGGCGGGAGAAGGGGAAATGACCCTCCATGAGCTCCTTTCCTCGCTTGAGGCGGAAACCGACCCATCCAGCGTGCCCGGTCTGGTTTTTCGATCGGATGGAAATATCGTAAAAACTACCCCCCGATCCTTTCTTGAAGATCTTGAAACCTACAAAGCCCGGTACGATCTGCTTGATTGGGAGCCGTACAAATATTTTGCAATTCCCGGTACTCGACTGGGGGCCATATCCACCTCCAGGGGCTGTTCCCACAACTGTATCTTTTGTTCTCAGCAGAAATTCTGGAAGCAGACCTGGAGACCCAGAGATCCCCAAAACGTTGTGAAAGAACTGGAGATGCTTTACTCCCGTTACCGCGTAAACGTCGTTCTCATCGGAGACGAATATCCCACATCGGACCGGGACCGGTGGATCGACCTGCTTGAGAGGATTCGATCCCTGAATCACCGGGATCTCTATCTCCTCATGGAAACCCGCGTGGACGATATTGTCCGGGATGCCGACATCCTTTCACTGTACCGGGAAGCGGGCATTGTCCATGTCTATGTGGGGGTCGAGGCGACCCGGCAGGAAACCCTTGACTACATCAAGAAGGATATCAACGTGGAAATGGGAAGGGAGGCTCTACGGCTTCTCCGGGAACACGGCTTTATTTCGGAAACTTCCTTTGTCCTCGGGTTTCCCGATGAAACGGCTGAAACCATTGAAGCCACGCTGGAGCTGGCTCACTATTACGACCCCGATTTCGCCCACTTTCTTACGATTACTCCATGGCCGTACGCCGACCTTTACAACGATGTCAAAGATTTGATTGCCGTGACCGATTACCGGAAATACAACCTTATCGACCCCATCCTTAAACCGGATGCCATGACGCTGGATGAAGTGGATCTGGCACTCGTGGATTGCTACCGGAAGTTCTATGCAAGAAAATTCGGCGCGGTCATGAAGGAAAAGGACGAATTCAAGCGGCAGTATATGATCCGATCGATGCAGCTCATAATGAAGAGCTCCTTCATTATTGACAAATTGAAGCGATTCCCCGTATGGCGGGCCCGGATCGAAAAAATGATGAAAACCTGGGTCTCCTGA
- a CDS encoding sulfatase-like hydrolase/transferase produces MGITIPIHVLKRIVWVIGFCIIFLLGPSCGNLYNNQGSSINTVVLVSIDTWRWDANGFLGGKSPSPTPFLDGMASRGLIFANARTPVPLTGPSHRSMLSGLWPWKEGVRHNGDIPHDSSRQTLPELFQRKGWKTAAFVSCIVVDDRFGFGAGFDKFDSAVTIGGKIDEIFMAERKADKTILKAVNWLQSNLSESDKLFLWIHLFDPHIPYNSPIHNFQGQNGEYLSEVAFADRQLALLFDSLSRIQRPVEKSLWCVLSDHGEGLGDHGEKAHGLLLHSSTTRIPLLMFGSGIPHAVRVEPVSTVDLLPTILGQLGETYSECDGIDILSPHQLPVRDIPMETLAGAREFGLPPVFGLWNGQWLFESSLRHHLWNADIDPEEAKDLAAENPDIVLRLKRKRSAYGTPVDRSEKKLDEEMKRQLGALGYLTGVSDSIHEDVRDFAYTGATWHYELLKSMAEKNLDSAEQFARQFIDRYPHSPSILLKLGFISVQRENYLEAETRFKKVIEENPDSVAAFLNLGNVYWKMKKYNQAEQSYQHVLDINPDDYYALYNLGVLLQSEGRNQEAEKYLSKFVSLYPESQPARKLKR; encoded by the coding sequence ATGGGTATAACCATTCCCATTCACGTATTGAAAAGAATTGTTTGGGTGATAGGTTTCTGTATCATTTTCCTTTTAGGGCCGAGCTGCGGCAATTTATATAACAATCAGGGATCTTCGATCAACACTGTCGTTCTGGTCTCCATCGATACATGGCGCTGGGATGCCAACGGGTTCCTCGGGGGAAAGAGCCCTTCTCCAACTCCTTTCCTGGACGGGATGGCTTCCCGTGGCTTAATTTTCGCTAATGCACGAACTCCCGTTCCGCTGACCGGACCAAGCCATCGGAGTATGCTCTCCGGTCTGTGGCCCTGGAAAGAAGGGGTCCGCCATAATGGAGATATTCCTCACGATTCTTCCAGGCAGACACTACCCGAGCTGTTTCAGCGAAAGGGTTGGAAAACTGCGGCATTTGTCTCCTGCATTGTAGTTGACGACAGGTTTGGGTTTGGAGCAGGGTTCGATAAATTTGACAGTGCGGTGACGATCGGTGGAAAAATCGATGAAATTTTCATGGCAGAAAGAAAAGCTGATAAAACCATTCTAAAAGCGGTAAACTGGCTTCAATCCAATCTTTCAGAGAGCGACAAACTCTTTCTCTGGATACACCTTTTTGATCCGCACATTCCCTATAATTCACCGATTCACAATTTTCAGGGACAGAATGGAGAATACCTTTCCGAAGTGGCATTTGCGGACAGGCAGCTTGCGCTCTTATTCGATTCATTGAGCCGTATTCAAAGACCTGTCGAAAAATCGTTATGGTGTGTCCTGTCTGACCATGGAGAGGGACTGGGAGATCATGGGGAAAAGGCCCACGGACTTCTCCTCCATAGTTCAACTACGCGAATTCCTTTACTCATGTTTGGATCCGGGATTCCGCATGCTGTCAGGGTCGAACCGGTGAGTACGGTTGACCTTCTGCCTACCATTCTGGGTCAGCTGGGAGAAACATATTCAGAATGTGATGGAATTGACATTTTGTCTCCCCACCAATTGCCGGTCAGAGATATTCCGATGGAGACGCTGGCCGGTGCAAGAGAATTTGGACTTCCCCCCGTTTTCGGATTATGGAATGGTCAGTGGCTTTTTGAATCTTCATTGCGGCACCATCTATGGAATGCAGATATTGATCCGGAAGAAGCAAAAGACCTGGCAGCTGAAAATCCTGATATTGTTCTCCGTTTGAAACGAAAGAGGTCAGCGTATGGAACTCCTGTGGACCGGAGTGAAAAAAAACTCGATGAGGAGATGAAAAGACAGTTAGGTGCCCTCGGATACCTGACGGGGGTTTCGGATTCAATTCATGAGGACGTTAGAGATTTCGCTTATACGGGAGCCACCTGGCACTATGAACTGCTGAAATCGATGGCTGAGAAAAATTTGGACAGTGCCGAACAATTTGCGCGTCAATTTATTGACCGTTATCCCCATTCTCCTTCAATATTGCTGAAGCTTGGTTTTATATCCGTACAGAGGGAAAATTATTTGGAAGCTGAAACGAGATTTAAAAAAGTGATCGAGGAGAATCCGGATAGCGTTGCAGCTTTCCTGAATCTTGGGAATGTGTACTGGAAGATGAAAAAATACAATCAGGCTGAACAGTCGTACCAACACGTTCTGGACATCAATCCTGACGACTACTATGCGCTGTATAACCTTGGTGTCCTGCTTCAGTCTGAAGGACGAAATCAAGAAGCAGAAAAATATTTATCAAAATTTGTATCACTTTACCCGGAAAGCCAGCCGGCACGAAAGCTTAAGAGATAG
- a CDS encoding fused MFS/spermidine synthase — protein MKETKPEVLKQNISTFFLMVTAILCGGLIMVIEILGSRIIGPYFGVSLFVWTSMITVTLLALAAGYYAGGIFSDRGRNPDHLYQLILGAGIYCLLVPLIKIPVLTAFQSSGLRVGSLLVSSILFGPPLALLGCVSPFVIKLYTKELKRLGRNVGFFYAISTFGSFAGTVLTGFVLIAHFRVSRIMQFVGVLLILLSVVYFLCFRKKIVILTAFLPLLLLSFSTENYSVLLQNGTRATQVYTADSYYGNLQVIDFSYGPIHTRELMIDGLVQGGIDMRSRLSIYPYSYYLQLIPISMKPQGDRCLVIGLGAGIVATWYGHQGITTDVVDIDSEVIRIAREYFQFGATGEVASEDARYFLAKSNKTYDYIILDAFTGDSTPSHLLTLEALTLVKQRMAGDGIAAMNIIGSLDHNSYMTKSVIKTIRHVFENVDVIPLYEQATPDAYGNIILIAYDGTKRDVDISVVNRYPIHPIPEKSVVKYFGRIHPIDSNEGLVLTDEYNPYNIKDLWLKEKLRESIIASLPLKLLAV, from the coding sequence ATGAAAGAAACAAAGCCTGAGGTTCTCAAACAAAATATCAGTACTTTTTTCTTGATGGTAACAGCCATTTTGTGCGGCGGCCTGATTATGGTCATCGAGATCCTCGGATCCAGAATTATTGGACCCTATTTTGGCGTTAGTCTCTTTGTATGGACATCCATGATTACGGTGACGCTTCTGGCTCTGGCGGCAGGCTACTATGCAGGGGGAATCTTTTCTGACAGGGGAAGAAATCCGGATCACCTTTACCAGTTAATCCTTGGTGCAGGAATCTATTGTCTACTGGTTCCTCTGATCAAAATACCAGTGCTCACTGCTTTTCAATCCTCGGGACTTCGCGTGGGTTCACTACTTGTCTCTTCAATACTATTCGGACCACCACTGGCACTGTTAGGATGTGTTTCACCCTTCGTGATTAAGTTGTACACGAAAGAACTCAAGAGACTGGGTCGAAACGTGGGTTTCTTTTATGCGATCTCTACATTTGGCAGTTTTGCAGGCACTGTTCTGACCGGATTTGTTCTTATTGCCCATTTCAGGGTATCCAGGATTATGCAGTTTGTAGGGGTTTTGCTGATACTACTTTCCGTCGTATACTTCCTCTGTTTCCGAAAAAAAATAGTCATACTTACTGCTTTTCTTCCCCTACTTCTACTTTCATTTTCCACTGAAAACTATTCTGTACTTCTCCAAAATGGCACCCGTGCGACACAGGTATACACTGCGGACAGCTATTATGGGAATCTCCAGGTCATTGATTTCTCCTACGGCCCGATTCATACGCGAGAGCTGATGATTGACGGGTTGGTTCAGGGCGGGATTGATATGAGGTCACGCCTCTCCATATATCCATATTCCTATTATCTTCAGCTGATTCCCATATCGATGAAACCTCAGGGAGACCGTTGTCTGGTGATCGGGCTCGGAGCGGGCATTGTCGCAACCTGGTATGGGCATCAGGGAATCACTACGGATGTGGTGGATATCGATTCGGAAGTGATCAGAATCGCCAGGGAATATTTTCAATTTGGCGCAACGGGAGAAGTCGCCTCAGAGGATGCCAGATATTTCTTGGCCAAAAGTAACAAAACATATGATTACATTATTCTGGACGCATTTACTGGCGATTCCACGCCATCCCACCTCCTGACACTAGAGGCATTGACACTGGTCAAGCAGCGCATGGCAGGTGATGGAATTGCAGCCATGAATATCATTGGATCTCTCGACCATAATTCCTACATGACAAAATCAGTGATCAAAACGATCCGACATGTATTTGAAAATGTGGATGTCATTCCTCTCTATGAGCAAGCCACTCCGGATGCCTATGGGAATATCATTCTGATTGCCTACGATGGCACAAAAAGGGATGTTGATATCTCCGTCGTCAACCGGTATCCGATTCATCCAATCCCTGAGAAGAGTGTTGTAAAATATTTTGGACGAATACATCCCATCGATTCCAATGAGGGCCTTGTTCTTACCGATGAGTATAATCCCTACAACATAAAGGACCTGTGGTTGAAAGAAAAACTTCGAGAGTCCATCATAGCCAGCTTGCCGCTCAAATTACTGGCAGTCTGA
- a CDS encoding antibiotic biosynthesis monooxygenase, whose product MIGVSITVSLKGAEEEEKFLGAFSKAMEHLDHIEGLEDFKAAKVIGKDFTYHVFSLWASEEAIEAWLAFPIYRDVIRKGGEDLVASFESYRWTPIREPHRIP is encoded by the coding sequence ATGATAGGAGTGTCGATAACTGTTTCGTTGAAGGGCGCCGAAGAAGAAGAGAAATTTCTCGGTGCCTTTTCCAAAGCCATGGAACACCTGGACCATATCGAGGGGCTGGAGGATTTCAAAGCCGCCAAGGTGATCGGAAAGGATTTCACCTACCATGTCTTTTCCCTCTGGGCTTCTGAGGAAGCCATTGAAGCATGGCTTGCCTTCCCGATATACCGGGACGTGATTCGAAAGGGAGGGGAAGATCTTGTGGCCTCCTTTGAATCCTACCGATGGACTCCCATCCGGGAGCCGCACCGGATTCCCTGA
- a CDS encoding TIGR00730 family Rossman fold protein, with amino-acid sequence MKKKTSSAIHHDHELFRVPSREELDDFTTKDPWRALRILGEVVDGFEALHRVRGAVAIFGSARVKEGSPHYDAARETARRLAVKGFSIITGGGPGIMEAANRGAQDGKGLSVGCNIQLPFEQEPNTYQDISLEFRYFFVRKLMFVKYSTAFVIFPGGFGTMDELFEALTLSQTDKIEHFPVVLYGRDFWAPLVQFIEGTLGDTGYISPEDRMLFTIVDSPEEVENHIVSFARKHHIL; translated from the coding sequence ATGAAGAAAAAAACTTCCTCCGCGATTCACCATGATCACGAGCTATTCCGTGTTCCCAGCCGGGAAGAACTGGATGATTTTACGACTAAGGATCCCTGGCGGGCTCTTCGAATTCTGGGGGAAGTCGTGGACGGTTTCGAAGCTCTCCACAGGGTAAGGGGAGCCGTGGCTATTTTTGGCTCTGCAAGAGTGAAAGAAGGTTCTCCCCACTATGACGCGGCAAGGGAAACGGCACGCCGGCTGGCGGTGAAGGGATTTTCGATTATCACCGGAGGCGGGCCGGGAATCATGGAGGCGGCCAACCGGGGTGCCCAGGATGGAAAGGGGCTATCCGTAGGATGCAACATTCAGCTTCCCTTCGAACAGGAACCCAACACCTACCAGGATATATCTTTAGAATTTCGATACTTTTTTGTGCGCAAGCTCATGTTTGTCAAATATTCCACCGCCTTCGTCATCTTTCCCGGAGGGTTCGGGACGATGGACGAATTGTTTGAGGCGTTAACCCTTTCCCAGACGGATAAGATTGAACACTTTCCCGTTGTGCTGTACGGAAGGGATTTCTGGGCACCTCTGGTCCAGTTTATCGAGGGCACCCTGGGAGATACGGGGTACATCTCCCCGGAGGATCGGATGCTTTTCACGATCGTGGATTCCCCTGAAGAGGTGGAGAACCACATCGTCTCCTTTGCCCGGAAACATCATATTCTGTAA
- the tadA gene encoding tRNA adenosine(34) deaminase TadA, which yields MEAFEPYMLKALGLARQAADLGEVPVGCVVIRDGEVIGEGYNRREIDKDPLAHAEMAAIRMAARNLGSWRLEGCQIVVTLEPCAMCAGAIVLARLETLVFGADDPKAGYCGSLGNIVEDPRLNHRPTVIRGVLQDTCSTLLTSFFRELRSRSDR from the coding sequence ATGGAAGCTTTCGAGCCATATATGCTCAAGGCCCTCGGCCTCGCGAGGCAAGCCGCGGACCTCGGTGAGGTTCCGGTAGGGTGTGTTGTGATCCGGGACGGTGAGGTGATCGGGGAAGGCTATAACCGAAGAGAAATCGACAAGGATCCTCTCGCTCACGCGGAAATGGCCGCGATCCGGATGGCAGCCCGGAACCTGGGATCCTGGCGCCTGGAAGGATGTCAGATTGTCGTGACCCTGGAGCCCTGCGCCATGTGTGCCGGTGCGATCGTTCTCGCGCGGCTGGAAACCCTGGTGTTCGGAGCGGACGATCCCAAGGCCGGCTACTGCGGGAGCCTGGGGAACATTGTTGAAGATCCGAGGTTAAACCACAGGCCCACGGTGATACGCGGTGTTCTCCAGGACACCTGCAGTACTCTTCTGACATCCTTTTTTCGGGAACTTAGGTCGAGGTCTGACCGGTAA
- a CDS encoding tetratricopeptide repeat protein, translated as MKLKIFTLVLLAVAIMGWAGDMRWENGMKLLKEGKYDEALPRFQTLAQDFPDVYQYQLMLGQCLMKLKETEKAKEAFKKAYELKPDSTDVAFAYAQILQMDRDYDTMALVLGKIDENQVTGEAKDKLHYLRGLTGFYQKKYDVAAADLAKIKNEQYRDLSNYYLAYSYYYLDRLDESLKILDKVNDDRKDDALRLKHKIFRTKMQKTQDPEKRASYISKSIQIAKELVKLDPSADNYYALGQDALFAGDMELAQPNLEKAANEGNGYAWYYLSFAYIRQGNLSQAEKACREAEPKLKASDDGQALKNLYCNWGHIYHVRDDLNSAITYYTKGGCEQQLELARQGKKAIEQQKQLEQLIQQFKEFGN; from the coding sequence ATGAAACTCAAAATCTTCACCCTCGTCCTTCTTGCCGTGGCCATTATGGGCTGGGCGGGTGACATGCGCTGGGAAAACGGCATGAAGCTTCTCAAAGAAGGTAAATATGATGAAGCTCTTCCCCGATTCCAGACTCTTGCCCAGGATTTCCCCGATGTCTATCAGTACCAGCTGATGCTCGGCCAGTGCCTCATGAAGCTGAAGGAGACGGAGAAAGCCAAAGAAGCTTTTAAAAAGGCCTATGAGTTGAAGCCCGACTCCACCGATGTCGCCTTTGCCTATGCCCAGATTCTCCAGATGGATCGGGACTATGACACCATGGCCCTGGTCCTGGGAAAGATCGATGAAAACCAGGTGACCGGAGAAGCGAAGGACAAGCTTCACTACCTCCGCGGTCTGACCGGGTTTTACCAGAAGAAGTACGATGTGGCGGCCGCAGATCTGGCAAAGATCAAGAACGAACAGTATCGAGACCTGTCCAATTATTACCTTGCCTATTCGTACTACTACCTCGATCGTCTGGACGAGTCTTTGAAGATCCTGGACAAGGTCAATGACGACCGGAAGGATGACGCCCTCCGCCTCAAGCACAAGATATTCAGAACCAAGATGCAGAAGACGCAGGATCCCGAGAAACGCGCTTCGTACATTTCGAAATCGATTCAAATCGCCAAGGAACTGGTGAAGCTCGATCCTTCAGCCGACAACTACTACGCCCTGGGACAGGACGCCCTCTTTGCCGGGGACATGGAGCTTGCCCAACCCAACCTGGAAAAGGCGGCCAATGAAGGCAACGGCTACGCCTGGTACTATCTCTCCTTTGCCTATATCCGGCAGGGGAACCTCTCCCAGGCAGAGAAGGCCTGCCGCGAAGCGGAGCCGAAGCTTAAAGCCAGCGACGATGGACAGGCACTGAAAAACCTTTACTGCAACTGGGGCCACATTTACCACGTACGGGACGATCTCAATTCCGCCATTACCTATTACACCAAGGGCGGATGTGAACAGCAGCTGGAACTGGCCCGCCAGGGAAAGAAGGCCATCGAACAACAGAAGCAGCTTGAACAGCTGATCCAGCAGTTCAAGGAATTTGGCAACTGA